The Ptiloglossa arizonensis isolate GNS036 chromosome 4, iyPtiAriz1_principal, whole genome shotgun sequence genome contains the following window.
CCAAATTATATTTAGGATCCCTTTTGAATTCTACTTGCATAGTTTGACTTAAACATCGAATTTAATTCGGATGTTAAAGCTCACGCCACCTTCTAAATCCTTTTCTTGAACAACTTCTTGTTAGTGTCCAAGATATTTCTGACAACTGTGTTTACTTATTGTTAATAATGTTTTATCGTCAACTATATTTCGAAATGTCGTTCAATGAAATCTACCGTCACATTTATACTAGTTGAACTTTTCATAATACTTAATTAACGACCAACAAGTAGTAATAAttcgatttataatttaaaatgtcAAGAGAACATTAATAGTAATTTCTCTTGTCTAATTTCACGGTATTTACTGTTTATATTTTACAAGACATGGTTTTTTGAAACAAAAGGGTGTGTTAAAAGTATGTTCAAAACCACGTTGGTCGGTGACAGTAATGAAAACGTCAGCCTCACGAAATGAATTGATGTGAAAAATGTGATGAAAGATGTTTACAAAACTACCTTATCCAGTTGTTatcgtttaatttattaaaaaaaataaatttttagaaatattaaataaaatataataataatgaatcaCGAAGAAACTGCGCGGCCACATATAATCGAAGTTATCGATTATAGCAAACATTTTAAAAATCAGTAAGACTCGATCTTTCCCGGTCCAATGACAAGTATTTTTTAGTCGTTGATAACGAtttaacatatttattttatttttactgacCTTACAATTCGATTAACGATTTTCATCtaacgatataaaaatattgtgtttGCGTACATTACTCATGTATGCGAATGAATGCAATTTTCATGTACCTATTTATTGTTTTATTCGTGAGTGCAGAGTTGACTCACATAATGAGTATGCAGTGAAATATTAAATTGGGATTAATTTAAGTATACTTTGGCGAAGTTACGACGATATTACATTGCACGTAACAAATTCGTATCGATTTAAAGCCGTCAACAGTGAAGTGCTAGCCTCGAGCAATTCGTGCAACCGAGTATAAAATCTAATGTTTTCGAAGCAGGGTTCTTTATAGACGTTCAAGTACATACACTAAGCTATTAGAGGAAGTATTTTGCGTGTCATATCCAAAAATCGAactttaaaatactttttataaCGTTTTAAATGTGCAGAATGCATGTACATATGTTCATAGATGTTTCATGATTACGATATCGAGGAATACAACTTTCTCGGTATCTCGTCGGCACGATccgaatattaataatttcctGTCAAATAATACGATCGTATTGTACGCacattctgaaaatagaaatcgtGATTACGATTTAGAAATTTTCAGAAGAATATCTGATTTGCACAATAACTGTTTAGAATTTTGTTTATCGTCAAGGATATTATGATTATGATTTTTAAAACGAAATCGTAAACAATTGTCTCCGATTTTACGTAAATTCACGATTTTCAGTGTGTACTATTTAAGCTACTCAATTAAGATAAACGTTCTGAGTAAGACATTTGTTGTTTAATCTTGATCTTGGTTAGTCATCAATGGTTATAGGGGGGACGAGTAGGCACTACATTTATTAGACTCTGTTCTAGATGTTCTTTCTATTATCATAACTGTTTCGTTGATCAACATGTGATGAGGGAAATTTGTATAAAGATCGATAATTGTCAGTGCAAAGTCCGTTGCTGAAAATAGATAATTCAATTACACTGTCCagataatttttctcgaaagtaactaaaattattttaattttaaagaataaaccataaaatgtttctatatagatttagattttttttttttagacaaattgaacaatttctaaGAACGAATGATAAAGCTAATTTAACAATAAAAGTTACCctacaaatttatattaaaaacgatttttaattctattttgaAAAGAAAGTGTGTCCACTTGAAACAATATTAATAGTCTTGATTACTCTAAAACGAACTATGAAACCACTTGACATTTATTTTGTCTTGGATATTGTTTCTCACCTTTAATGATAACGACCATAATCAAATGTTCTGTTCCTGATAGATCGCCTTGTGTAATTTTCCGTCTTAGGAGATCCACTAATCTTTCTATTGTGAAAGAAGGTCGTTCACCGCATACGTTACAACAACGCGTAGATTTCGTTTTGTTTCTAGAAAAGACCAATCGATAATTAAACGCTTTCGTACATAGATTAAGCAAGACGtctaaattaaaagtaatatgattttaatgaaatgatCGTTTGTACAAAATATCAGCTTGTTCGTCATAAGACCATAACAGATATAAACGCGACAGTACATCTCgaataaatgtacaaatttaagACGAAtcccgttaaaaaaaaattgtagaatttcaccaaaagaacataaattacgataaatgtgttgttttcccaaaTGGTTTTTAAATTCGGCGCGAAAGTATTATTGGATTATTTTATAGATACGCGCATATTATAAACAAGATTGAAGACAATGTAGATTTAAGCCCAACACAGTTTATTTTGTCCTAaagtttatataataataagccACTGAAGACGTATCTAAAATCGGAATGCGATCCTAGAAGACCGTAATGTTGTAATTGAGATTTGACTAGTTGAGCAATTTGTCCCCGTATCGGACCAGACTTTTTGTTTGATCACACATTTTGCTCGTGATCGCAAGTTACTGATCAATTCAAAGATTCAGCTGTAAATTCGGcgcaaaaatattattccattaTTATAGACACATAAAACATATATATGCGCACCCGCTTTGCGCATCAGGAGCCTAGGAAGGACCGCCTTCCTCACAGATACATATGTAACGCGTATTTGTAGTGGTTGGACGGTATTTCTGTACCGAGTGCACCCGTATCTCTTATGGCATAGTACGACACAGTACGAAGGTTGACGTTATTGTACCGTAACGTGCCTAAACAGTTGCTTATTATTCTAAAGACAACCGAAAATCGAGGAAATCGAATGCAAAGTCCAAGCAATCCTCATCTCGTTAAACGTGCCCTTTATCGATTGTACTTTGGCCACTATTATCAAACATTGCAATACCCAGGGCAATGAAATAACTTCTTAGTCCGACGAAGCCCGTGCCGGTAAAACATGTGTATCGGAATCGGTAACCTTTGACACCGTATGAGGGAAATGGAATTTTATAACTTGTAATTGTGATTAATCAGATAATGTCaatgtctatttttttttcgatccgACCAAGACCTAATCCAGACTTTCCGTTACACGACCGTTCATTGATAAACTTCTCGCATCCTTGACCAAAATTTACGCGCGAATTGGGCCTTTGGTTTCGttcagaaagaaaaagaaggaaaattgcTGAAAGTATTGCGTCATGTGTTCGCGAGCAAAAACCGTGCCTGCTAGCGTACAATAAAAGGACACGATTGattgcttgcttgcttgcttaCTTGCATGTGGCAAGTAAATTGATTGTACATCcttatcgaaaaaataaaacgacgggaCAGGTGTTACGCGTGATATCTTTTTGTTGCTAAGATAAACCCGTTAGACCTATCACTGACgagtgacaaaaaaaaaaagtatgtatAATTGAAAGTAACAGCTCGGTTCGAAcgcctaatttttttttttagtaaagaCGTTTACACTCAGTGGAACATcactttctcagattctttcgcTCGTGATCATTGTGATCGATCGATACAGTCCATTACGTTTCGTTACGTTTATAATGTACATTACAATTATATGTACGAATGCTTGTTACTCGACACATTAATTGTTATTACGAACGCAAACACTTTGAATCCTTATTTTGTTTCGAGTGTTTACAAGCGCTCCGTCAATCAATGTGGTCCGTGTAGTGAACGCTTATGGGTGTTCGCCGAATATGATTACAGGTGCAGTTACGAGATTTTACCAACTTGGGTACGATACTACCCTTCAAGTTTTTTCTGCTCTTTTTCTTCTAAGGTCTTGCATTTTCTCAATTACGTCAATATCCACTTTTTctgctctttttttttctctcttttgcaTTCTCGATAAACGCTGCATTGACAGATATACTTTAGTTAGTTGCCCCGAGATTGAACAAAAACATTGATTTGCATGTACATCGAATATCTTTCAATGCGTATTCGCTTGAAATCCAATATAATGTCGTCTACTGAATTATCAAGTACGAACTTGAAAGAGCTACGGTTAAAATTTTGAGAGAGTTATCTGGTTTTATCAGTTGGCAAAAGCTCGATTTGTCTCGATACTTGAGCACTTGATATGCAGATTACACGGCAAATATAGAAAATCAATAGGAATAAATTAGTTTTTAAGCGTCTAATCGATCGACCGagattaattacaatttatttccaCCTCTGCACTCTGATAATGCAAAGTAATTAATTTGATTAGTGCCGAGATTattgaaataattcttttaaaCGCGCATTATCATCGAAACGGTCAAAGTTATATTAGCGACTGCAGAATTTGCAAATCACGATGTATTCAGGTTGCACTAACATCCGGAGACAAACACAAATCGCGATAGAAttgaaacgtaaacgtattttctcacttgtgcttattttattcttatttttaatattttttgtttctctttttctatccTGTAACCCGAATCAATGGATATTCTTATTTGTCGCGCACTTTTCAAACGTTATTCTTCGTATTCCACCTCGTATTCTACCTCGTTTCTCATCACTTCGAATTGAAAAATCTTCTTGTCTTGTTAAAGAATTTAAATTCAATGGCTCCATTGTTTGTTGCTTATcgcgttttatcgttcgaataccATTTACCTTTAGTAAGAAGGTCATAGCATGGAGTTTTTAGAAGCGTTGTAACACTTTTCTGGATGATTGCCGACAACGGTTTTCATTTTAGTATGGTAGACAAAACATCGAATACGTCAAGAAGAGGAATGGTACATGGAATCGAATCGCTGACGAAGAACCCGAGCCGCTCGTCGAAAAACAGAGTACGCAAACTTCCATAGAAACCGAGTGCAAGGTGCAAAATGGAGTTCTAAGCAACAGCGTGATAGCCAGATCAAAAGACTTGATCTTGGTACCAGAGCCAGAGATGCAGAATCACAGGAATCATTTAAAGGAATCAACGGCAGAAGAAACACAAACATCGACAACCGTTGGTAAAAATGAGGTAATTTTCCGTTTACTACAAAATACACTGAAAAAATTTGCATAAAACAATTGATTCTAATCGTTTTTGTTTCAGAGTCTTATCCGGAGAGATTCCTTCGAGACATTAAAAAGGGAATTTGAACCTGCAATCTGTTTGGATTACATCAAAGCTGGTGTGGAGGCTATTATCGAAGATGAGGTGACATCTCGTTTTGAAGCAGAAGAGCTCAAGGTAATGTTCATAGTTATTCCGAAAAATTTAACCAGAAAATGTTCTCGTTTTGCTAATGatattttacgattttttatttcagaacTGGAATCTATTAACTCGAACAAATAGACAGTATGAATTTATTTCCTGGAAACTAACTGTGATATGGATGTTTGGATTTGTTATGCGATattgtttccttcttcctttgaGGATATTCATATGCTTCATAGGGGTAAGTTCAACAATTTTTCGActaatttatagaaaataatttgttattGAACAGAAACTGAAGAAACATAGTAGAAAAAATGTTACttcgtaattatatttttatgaaagggtattattttaatttgattGTATGCAATGAAGCTTCTTTAAATAGTTTACCTCAATACtaattatgtattttaaatttacaagtCAACTAATATTAAAGCTTCCTAGGTACAGTATCTTGTAATTACAACATTTTGTATTGCCTCACTACCAAACGGTTTTATTAAACAATGGACATACAACAAGGCTAGCCTCATTGCATTCAGGTTAATAGCCCAATCTGTATCAGCTACAATTACAATCCATAATCCTGAGTACAAACCAAAACCTGGAGGCATGTGTGTGGCAAATCACACTTCCACAATTGATGTGTGCATCTTATCCACACAGACAGCATTCTCTTTGGTAATATACCATTATGAGGATACcagtaaatcatttttattttcaaaattcgccTGTCATTAGACGCTGTTTCTATTGGGAATCAtctcgttaaaatatttatttgtttagtaTGTTGAAAGTACGTCTTTTGTGTTGTCTCTTTTACGTCTGTATGAAAATAATCAACCACTTTCCAGCActaaaaaactaaaaaaattacACAACACAATTTTGCATCTTTCATTCCACAAATCCTCCAAAACAGTACATATTGCCTATCAACAAAGTTGAAACGCATTAGTAAATGTTACAGGTAACAGTGCCCTGTAACTTTGCTTTGCAGGTAAAACTACTCAGCAACGATACAGAGGGAATCCGTTTCTCAGGTGCAAAGCTTATGGTTTACAGGTGATGTGGCTGACAGTATGTACAGCAGTTGTGGGCTACATTCCAGAGGGTAGTTTCAAACGATGGCTGAATTACAAAGTCTCCATAATGTGCTTCGGTGTCTTATCGAGCGCTCTGTCGTCAGTAATCACCTACCATAACCCAGAGAATCGACCTATCAGGGGCATATGTGTGGCTAATCACACTTCTCCTATTGATGTTCTGGTACTCATGTGCGACAATTGTTACTCTTTGGTACGTTGTCTACATTTTGTTAGTAGGCAATAAAAACTATTCCTCTGAAGTTCACCAAGGAAATTTTACGAGATTTGCGCATGCTGCTTTCTTGTAGGGGCTCTTTTTGGTAGACACAAATTCATACAATAGGAGATTAATTTTCTAGTGCTTGCAGCTTACtgtcttttatttcatttttttatgttttatatTCTCATTGgtagaaatatttgttttgtgCCGTCTCAATATCATTTATAAAATGTAGCTTTTTGCCGCACTtaatgtacaaaataatttatatattatccATTAATAAATCTTAATTCAGATAGGTCAGAGGCACGGTGGATTCTTAGGAATTCTACAGAGAGCTTTAGCGCGTGCTTCTCCTCATATATGGTTTGAACGGTCCGAAGTTAAAGATAGAGAAGCAGTGGCAAAAAggtaaattgaacaaaattaatttcgtcttgatataagtattatatttcaGTTAaactgatatttttattttttttgcattttataGGTTGAAGAAACATGTATCTGATCCTACAAATCCACCAATTCTTATTTTCCCAGaaggaacatgtataaataatACATCAGTTATGCAATTTAAAAAAGGTAGTTTCGAAGTTGGTGGCATTATTTATCCTGTTGCAATAAAGGTAAGTTTGCACATATGTGTAGTACAGTGTTATATAGTAGTATACAGTGTATATAGTTGTTTGAATAATGAGTTAACTTTAATGTCTTTTATAGTATGATCCAAGATTTGGGGATGCATTCTGGAATAGCAGTCGATATTCGATGATACAATACTTATATATGACTATGTCAAGTTGGGCTATAGTTTGCGACGTTTGGTATCTTCCTCCGATGTATAGAAACGAAGGGGAGAGCGCAATCGATTTCGCAAATAGGGTAAAATCTGTGATAGCGAGACAAGGGGGTTTGGTTgacttacaatggtatgttaaaaattgtagaacaatttttcgtattGATAAAAactaatgaaataaaattgttctttATAGGGACGGTCAACTTAAAAGAATGAAACCAAAAAAGGAATGGAGGGAAAAGCAGCAAGAGGAAATCAGTAAACGACTTAAAGTAGAATGAATCGAGTCATCTCTAGTCGCACCTTCACGATCGATATAATGTGTgatattttgtttaaacaagAACATTTCGTCTGATGTGCTGTTTTGTATTTCTCTATGGATATCTGATTGATGAGGAAAAGATAGTCCGTATGCATCATTCAATCTGTTTATTTCCTCAAATATGGtacgttaaattttattaaaatctttTATACGCGAAATGatcgataaatttatataaaattgtttcaatttatcAAATGgaattttcaacattttacgtcgaaatataatttttatttcccgaCGTTAAAGATTAACAGCAAAATCGTtcttaaagaaaatttcttgtAGTACAAAACTttgattaatattataattgaattaaataactagaatgctgcAAGTACcatatttgtcaatttttaataataagatTCAATGAgacattataaatttattatttatagatAATGAAATATCTAATGTGGAATGGTATGTCATGATGTGAAATATCTTGCGTGCATGTGTGTATGTAGCATCGAAATCATCCCACTCTTAATCTTACATTTTTAAGTCACCTCATCCCATTACTTTAATAGATGGATTAATCCATTTgatattatttagaaaaaattgcatttctttctttttgttaaaATGATAGGGAAAAATATTACTGTCTCGA
Protein-coding sequences here:
- the Gpat4 gene encoding glycerol-3-phosphate acyltransferase 4 isoform X2 yields the protein MASLWMVMSLTISLFLTPFLMFLLAIIFLASIGESLGVRRLYIKLLLALFEYGRQNIEYVKKRNGTWNRIADEEPEPLVEKQSTQTSIETECKVQNGVLSNSVIARSKDLILVPEPEMQNHRNHLKESTAEETQTSTTVGKNESLIRRDSFETLKREFEPAICLDYIKAGVEAIIEDEVTSRFEAEELKNWNLLTRTNRQYEFISWKLTVIWMFGFVMRYCFLLPLRIFICFIGYLVITTFCIASLPNGFIKQWTYNKASLIAFRLIAQSVSATITIHNPEYKPKPGGMCVANHTSTIDVCILSTQTAFSLVMWLTVCTAVVGYIPEGSFKRWLNYKVSIMCFGVLSSALSSVITYHNPENRPIRGICVANHTSPIDVLVLMCDNCYSLIGQRHGGFLGILQRALARASPHIWFERSEVKDREAVAKRLKKHVSDPTNPPILIFPEGTCINNTSVMQFKKGSFEVGGIIYPVAIKYDPRFGDAFWNSSRYSMIQYLYMTMSSWAIVCDVWYLPPMYRNEGESAIDFANRVKSVIARQGGLVDLQWDGQLKRMKPKKEWREKQQEEISKRLKVE
- the Gpat4 gene encoding glycerol-3-phosphate acyltransferase 4 isoform X1 produces the protein MASLWMVMSLTISLFLTPFLMFLLAIIFLASIGESLGVRRLYIKLLLALFEYGRQNIEYVKKRNGTWNRIADEEPEPLVEKQSTQTSIETECKVQNGVLSNSVIARSKDLILVPEPEMQNHRNHLKESTAEETQTSTTVGKNESLIRRDSFETLKREFEPAICLDYIKAGVEAIIEDEVTSRFEAEELKNWNLLTRTNRQYEFISWKLTVIWMFGFVMRYCFLLPLRIFICFIGVQYLVITTFCIASLPNGFIKQWTYNKASLIAFRLIAQSVSATITIHNPEYKPKPGGMCVANHTSTIDVCILSTQTAFSLVMWLTVCTAVVGYIPEGSFKRWLNYKVSIMCFGVLSSALSSVITYHNPENRPIRGICVANHTSPIDVLVLMCDNCYSLIGQRHGGFLGILQRALARASPHIWFERSEVKDREAVAKRLKKHVSDPTNPPILIFPEGTCINNTSVMQFKKGSFEVGGIIYPVAIKYDPRFGDAFWNSSRYSMIQYLYMTMSSWAIVCDVWYLPPMYRNEGESAIDFANRVKSVIARQGGLVDLQWDGQLKRMKPKKEWREKQQEEISKRLKVE
- the Gpat4 gene encoding glycerol-3-phosphate acyltransferase 4 isoform X3 encodes the protein MASLWMVMSLTISLFLTPFLMFLLAIIFLASIGESLGVRRLYIKLLLALFEYGRQNIEYVKKRNGTWNRIADEEPEPLVEKQSTQTSIETECKVQNGVLSNSVIARSKDLILVPEPEMQNHRNHLKESTAEETQTSTTVGKNESLIRRDSFETLKREFEPAICLDYIKAGVEAIIEDEVTSRFEAEELKNWNLLTRTNRQYEFISWKLTVIWMFGFVMRYCFLLPLRIFICFIGVQYLVITTFCIASLPNGFIKQWTYNKASLIAFRLIAQSVSATITIHNPEYKPKPGGMCVANHTSTIDVCILSTQTAFSLIGQRHGGFLGILQRALARASPHIWFERSEVKDREAVAKRLKKHVSDPTNPPILIFPEGTCINNTSVMQFKKGSFEVGGIIYPVAIKYDPRFGDAFWNSSRYSMIQYLYMTMSSWAIVCDVWYLPPMYRNEGESAIDFANRVKSVIARQGGLVDLQWDGQLKRMKPKKEWREKQQEEISKRLKVE